Proteins from a genomic interval of Gemmatimonas sp.:
- a CDS encoding amino acid permease, which produces MTSPSVSSTSTDSGTSTELPRRLGLWSAIAVLVGTTIGSGIFRSPAGIAEKLPGPLPLMAVWVTGGIFALCGALTLAELAGAMPRTGGYFVYIREAWGRLPAFLYGWSELTLIRAAALGGISTTFAEYLLRGLGYNPALAPYDTYAHWIAAATVALMAVINVVGLKWGALVQNVTTVAKYGGLMIIILLALILGLPQTGGHFTPAMPPGSFSVSAFGLALVSVLWAFDGWGDLSKVAGEVKDPEKTLPKAIVLGTLSIIFIYLLANIAYLSVLSVDEIRGARLVAADVAEKLIGPIGVTLVAITVLLSTFGSVNGSLLTGPRIFFAMADDGLFFKKVAAVHPTFKTPYVAILLTATIAIAFVLVRTFEQLADIFVTASLVFYILSIGAIFKLRQRPDWNPPVRTPWYPLVPALFCLATLFLLVNALMDDAQRVPTLGVFGVILLGVPVYYATVGRSAAKR; this is translated from the coding sequence ATGACCTCACCTTCGGTTTCCTCGACCAGCACGGATTCCGGCACCAGCACGGAATTGCCGCGCCGCTTAGGGCTGTGGAGCGCCATCGCCGTGCTCGTCGGTACCACCATCGGCTCGGGCATCTTCCGGTCCCCAGCCGGCATTGCCGAAAAGCTCCCCGGCCCGCTGCCCCTCATGGCCGTCTGGGTCACCGGCGGCATTTTCGCGCTCTGCGGCGCCCTCACCCTGGCCGAACTGGCCGGCGCCATGCCGCGAACCGGTGGCTACTTCGTGTACATCCGCGAAGCATGGGGTCGCTTGCCCGCGTTCCTATATGGGTGGTCGGAGCTGACGCTGATCCGGGCCGCCGCGCTCGGCGGCATTTCGACCACGTTCGCCGAGTACTTGTTGCGAGGGCTGGGCTACAATCCGGCGCTCGCGCCGTACGACACCTACGCCCATTGGATCGCGGCGGCTACCGTCGCTCTCATGGCGGTGATCAACGTGGTGGGGCTCAAATGGGGGGCCCTGGTGCAGAACGTCACGACGGTCGCCAAGTACGGTGGCCTCATGATCATCATTCTGTTGGCACTGATCCTGGGGCTCCCACAAACCGGCGGGCACTTCACCCCGGCGATGCCCCCAGGAAGCTTCTCGGTCTCGGCGTTCGGCCTAGCCCTCGTGTCCGTTCTCTGGGCCTTCGACGGCTGGGGAGACCTGTCCAAGGTGGCCGGCGAGGTGAAGGACCCTGAGAAGACGCTTCCCAAGGCCATCGTACTCGGCACGCTCAGTATCATCTTCATCTATCTACTGGCCAACATCGCCTACCTGTCGGTGCTCTCCGTCGACGAGATTCGCGGCGCTCGCCTGGTGGCGGCCGATGTGGCCGAGAAGCTGATCGGCCCGATCGGCGTGACGCTGGTCGCGATCACGGTGCTGCTCTCGACCTTCGGTTCGGTGAACGGTTCGCTGCTGACCGGCCCGCGCATCTTCTTCGCGATGGCCGACGACGGTCTGTTCTTCAAGAAGGTGGCGGCGGTACATCCGACGTTCAAAACGCCCTATGTGGCCATTCTGCTCACCGCCACCATCGCCATCGCGTTCGTGTTGGTTCGCACCTTCGAGCAGCTCGCCGACATCTTCGTGACCGCCTCGCTGGTGTTCTACATCCTCAGCATCGGCGCGATTTTCAAGCTGCGGCAGCGCCCTGACTGGAACCCGCCGGTGCGCACGCCGTGGTATCCCCTGGTCCCGGCGCTGTTCTGCCTCGCCACGCTGTTCCTCTTGGTGAATGCCCTGATGGACGATGCACAGCGGGTGCCGACGCTGGGCGTGTTCGGCGTGATTCTGCTGGGGGTGCCAGTGTATTACGCGACGGTTGGTCGGAGCGCGGCGAAACGGTAA
- a CDS encoding carboxypeptidase regulatory-like domain-containing protein translates to MRIQRLLSLALAVAALAVGSTTPLAAQGTTTGAITGTVTDEKNAPVPNVSVEVVNRANGAKASQITRDNGRFFIPNLEVGTYSVTARRIGFTPQTRTDIVVSLTQATRLDFQLKEQATQLAAVRTEAVTTTSDFSATRQGVQTVLTDTLVRRLPTLNRDITDLIRNSPQVAVSQDGRISAAGQNNRFNNIQIDGVSLANRFGLGASPTVGAQVGGRALPLDAIKEFQILVSPYDVRQGNFTGALVNAVTQSGTNEFKGSAFIYYRDQQMGRDTAFLRTSPFVRRQLGFSLGGPIIKNKLRFFATVETSQNVAPSAGPFYDPTSPTGLVNSPVAAARITTAQVDSFVNYLSSKGIAAGSGGITSNENPLLNTFVRLDYQLSGNTRLVLRNIYNDQEAFDFSRSLGTFNFTSNGFRRTEKSNQIVGQAFTNFANGFSNEFTVGLTTTRFKRVPDVLAPQVLVQNIGGTGSGIGFRAGTENSSQGNELREDLYEIQNNFTMPLGNHIVSIGTRNEIYKAYNAFLQNSYGNYTFNTLADFVANRTPASFSGSGGLGGDVVANFSAAQLAGYIQDQWTVTPRFTTTLGLRIDVPLFFDKPSFAAAVQRDFGRSTADLPSGNLQFSPRVGFNWDATGDQKNQVRGGVGLFQGIPAYVWMSNQFQNTGAGLAQFTCGGGVTATNGAAPLFNATPVSPRGCGLKTNNTPGRSLDDGTFLGTVNLADPDLKFPQLLRATLGYDRKLPGDVIATFDGLYSRSINNFFYNNINIPQTGRIDAQGRTVFANFAATGIPTVAPLFPVYGSNVIELSNQSKDYAYSGTGQLRKRFNGAFEGSVAYTYGRSYSVTDLTSSVALSNWQFGRVYSGLQTDAPVNASLFDQPHRVLVNGTYTAPWKSNQTNITFYYSKASGTPYSFVYSGNGGRGDMNGDGSNANDPIYIPTGPTDPKLGFVATTVGTTTFTPAQQAALLDQFIKDNSCLETQRGTIMKPTSCRNPMFDRFDLTIEQQLPTIRGERATLRLDIFNAANLLNSKWGRIKSATANGNASLLQVQSFSSADPSTQVPNVTFTNNFNTQFTPLNFSQFYQLQASLRLSF, encoded by the coding sequence ATGCGTATCCAACGTTTGCTTAGCCTGGCCCTCGCGGTCGCGGCTCTCGCCGTTGGTTCCACCACGCCGCTGGCGGCGCAGGGAACCACGACGGGCGCGATCACCGGCACGGTGACGGACGAAAAGAATGCCCCGGTACCGAACGTGTCGGTCGAAGTGGTCAATCGCGCCAATGGCGCGAAGGCCAGCCAGATCACGCGCGACAATGGCCGCTTCTTCATCCCGAACCTTGAAGTCGGCACCTACTCCGTCACGGCGCGTCGCATCGGTTTCACACCGCAGACGCGCACCGATATCGTCGTCAGCCTCACGCAGGCCACGCGCCTCGATTTTCAGCTGAAGGAGCAGGCGACGCAGCTCGCCGCCGTTCGCACGGAAGCGGTGACCACGACCTCCGACTTCTCCGCCACCCGTCAGGGCGTGCAGACGGTCCTCACCGATACGCTCGTGCGTCGCCTGCCGACGCTCAATCGCGACATCACGGACCTGATCCGCAACTCGCCGCAGGTCGCGGTCTCCCAAGACGGCCGCATCTCGGCCGCCGGACAGAACAACCGCTTCAACAACATCCAGATCGACGGTGTGTCGCTCGCGAACCGCTTCGGTCTCGGCGCGTCGCCGACGGTCGGTGCGCAGGTCGGTGGCCGCGCACTGCCGCTCGACGCCATCAAAGAGTTCCAGATTCTCGTGTCACCGTACGACGTGCGACAGGGCAATTTCACCGGCGCGCTGGTGAACGCCGTGACGCAGTCGGGCACGAATGAATTCAAGGGGTCGGCCTTCATCTACTATCGCGACCAGCAGATGGGTCGTGACACGGCGTTTCTCCGCACGTCGCCGTTCGTGCGTCGCCAGCTCGGTTTCTCGCTGGGCGGACCGATCATCAAGAACAAGTTGCGCTTCTTTGCCACCGTCGAAACCAGTCAGAACGTGGCGCCCTCGGCGGGGCCGTTCTACGACCCGACGTCCCCCACTGGCCTGGTGAACTCCCCGGTCGCCGCCGCGCGCATTACCACCGCGCAGGTCGACTCGTTCGTGAACTACCTGTCGAGCAAGGGCATCGCGGCCGGTAGCGGAGGCATCACCAGCAACGAAAATCCGCTGCTCAACACGTTCGTGCGCCTCGACTATCAGCTGTCGGGCAACACGCGTCTCGTGCTCCGTAACATCTACAACGATCAAGAAGCGTTCGACTTTTCCCGATCGCTTGGCACGTTCAACTTCACGTCGAACGGATTCCGCCGCACCGAGAAGTCGAACCAGATCGTAGGCCAGGCGTTCACGAACTTCGCCAACGGCTTCTCGAACGAATTCACCGTCGGTCTCACGACCACGCGCTTCAAGCGCGTGCCTGATGTGCTCGCCCCGCAGGTGCTGGTGCAGAACATCGGTGGTACGGGGTCGGGCATCGGCTTCCGCGCCGGCACAGAGAACAGCTCACAGGGCAATGAGCTGCGTGAAGATCTGTACGAAATCCAGAACAACTTCACGATGCCGCTCGGCAATCACATCGTGTCGATCGGTACCCGCAACGAGATCTACAAGGCGTACAATGCCTTCCTCCAGAACTCGTACGGCAATTACACGTTCAACACGCTCGCCGACTTCGTGGCCAACCGCACGCCGGCGTCGTTCTCCGGTTCGGGCGGTCTCGGTGGCGACGTCGTGGCTAACTTCTCCGCCGCGCAGCTCGCCGGGTACATTCAGGACCAGTGGACGGTGACGCCGCGCTTCACCACCACGCTCGGCCTGCGTATCGACGTGCCGCTCTTCTTTGACAAGCCGTCGTTCGCCGCTGCCGTGCAGCGTGACTTCGGTCGCAGCACTGCCGACCTCCCGTCGGGCAACCTGCAGTTCTCGCCGCGTGTCGGCTTCAACTGGGACGCCACCGGCGACCAGAAGAATCAGGTGCGTGGTGGTGTCGGTCTGTTCCAGGGTATTCCGGCCTATGTGTGGATGTCGAACCAGTTCCAGAACACCGGTGCCGGTCTCGCGCAGTTCACCTGCGGCGGTGGCGTGACCGCGACGAATGGTGCGGCCCCGCTGTTCAACGCGACGCCGGTGTCGCCGCGCGGTTGTGGCCTGAAGACGAACAACACCCCGGGACGCAGTCTCGATGACGGCACGTTTCTCGGCACGGTGAACCTGGCCGATCCCGACCTCAAGTTCCCGCAGCTGCTCCGTGCCACGCTTGGTTATGACCGCAAGCTGCCGGGCGATGTGATCGCGACGTTCGACGGTCTATACTCGCGCTCCATCAACAACTTCTTCTACAACAACATCAACATCCCGCAGACGGGTCGCATCGACGCGCAGGGCCGCACGGTGTTCGCCAATTTCGCGGCGACCGGCATCCCGACCGTCGCGCCGCTCTTCCCCGTGTACGGTTCGAACGTGATCGAGCTCTCCAACCAGAGCAAGGATTACGCGTATAGCGGCACGGGCCAGCTCCGCAAGCGCTTCAACGGCGCGTTCGAAGGCTCGGTGGCGTACACGTACGGCCGCAGCTACTCGGTGACCGACCTGACGTCGTCGGTGGCGCTGTCCAACTGGCAGTTCGGCCGCGTGTATTCGGGGCTGCAGACGGACGCGCCGGTGAACGCCTCGCTGTTCGACCAGCCGCATCGCGTGCTCGTGAACGGCACCTACACGGCGCCGTGGAAGTCGAACCAGACGAACATCACGTTCTACTACAGCAAGGCGTCGGGTACCCCGTACTCGTTCGTGTACAGCGGCAACGGTGGCCGTGGCGATATGAACGGCGACGGCTCGAACGCGAACGACCCGATCTACATTCCGACGGGTCCGACCGATCCGAAGTTGGGCTTCGTGGCCACGACGGTCGGCACGACGACGTTTACGCCGGCGCAGCAGGCCGCGCTGCTCGATCAGTTCATCAAGGACAACAGCTGCCTAGAAACGCAGCGCGGCACGATCATGAAGCCGACGTCCTGCCGCAACCCGATGTTCGATCGCTTCGACCTGACGATCGAACAGCAGCTTCCCACCATCCGTGGCGAGCGCGCGACGCTTCGCCTCGACATCTTCAACGCCGCCAACCTGCTGAACAGCAAGTGGGGACGCATCAAGTCCGCCACGGCCAACGGCAACGCGTCGCTGCTGCAGGTCCAGTCGTTCTCCAGCGCCGACCCGAGCACGCAGGTGCCGAATGTGACCTTCACGAACAACTTCAACACGCAGTTCACGCCGCTCAACTTCAGCCAGTTTTATCAGCTGCAGGCGAGTTTGCGGTTGTCGTTCTAA
- a CDS encoding four helix bundle protein, giving the protein MQDPANIQAWHRAIALSVRVHRISRGIKRTLAPGLRSQVDRAVDSVAFNIAEGVSQPSDADCARFLSYAISSAFEVESHLILADKLGLNLVGIEEALNELRQIRRMTFSLRKYYVEKAKREKPKGRDSEPSAPPSTLPPDTLPPAH; this is encoded by the coding sequence ATGCAAGATCCTGCGAACATCCAAGCCTGGCATCGCGCGATTGCCCTGTCGGTGCGCGTGCATCGTATCTCCCGCGGCATCAAGCGCACGCTGGCGCCAGGGCTGCGCTCGCAGGTCGATCGGGCGGTGGATTCCGTCGCCTTCAACATCGCCGAGGGCGTCTCCCAGCCGAGCGATGCCGACTGCGCGCGATTTCTCAGCTACGCGATCTCATCCGCGTTCGAAGTCGAAAGCCATCTCATCCTCGCCGACAAGCTCGGGCTCAACCTCGTCGGCATCGAGGAAGCCCTCAACGAACTCCGTCAGATCCGACGCATGACGTTCAGCCTGCGCAAGTACTACGTGGAAAAGGCGAAGCGAGAAAAACCAAAGGGGCGCGACAGCGAACCGTCCGCGCCCCCCTCCACCCTCCCCCCTGACACCCTCCCCCCTGCTCACTAG
- a CDS encoding MlaD family protein: MTTKRRDELLVGLLLLVAVILGIGGTIWIARGGLASGYPMFARFKWGAGLKQGQPVLLAGVQVGYVDKVDLIPDGTIAVALKLQSQYKVPAGTTATVQANGIFGDQLIALTPIIGRQGYMSEGDTIPTGVGSPGVPELLGKGDSIALNIRALTDEARTQFVEGGGVKDVRQTVADLTKLVAQLSAVTAEQSKQLTLTQQTVRRTLASVDSTKVDSTVKNLQATSAQLEQLTRDFKQTNVQVQGVLDKVSNGNGTAGKLLNDPAVYARLDTLLLRVDSLVMDLKKNPKKYINLRIF; the protein is encoded by the coding sequence ATGACGACGAAACGACGCGACGAACTGCTTGTCGGTCTGCTCCTGCTGGTGGCGGTCATTCTTGGCATCGGCGGCACGATCTGGATCGCCCGCGGCGGGCTCGCCAGCGGCTACCCCATGTTCGCCCGCTTCAAATGGGGCGCTGGTCTCAAACAAGGACAGCCGGTGCTGCTGGCTGGTGTGCAGGTGGGCTATGTCGACAAGGTCGACCTGATTCCCGACGGCACGATTGCGGTGGCGCTGAAGCTGCAGTCGCAGTACAAGGTGCCGGCCGGTACGACGGCCACGGTTCAGGCCAACGGCATCTTCGGCGACCAGCTGATCGCGCTCACGCCGATCATCGGCCGACAGGGATACATGTCGGAAGGCGACACCATTCCCACGGGAGTCGGATCACCGGGTGTCCCGGAGTTGCTAGGCAAGGGCGACTCGATCGCGCTCAACATCCGCGCCCTCACTGACGAGGCGCGCACGCAGTTCGTAGAAGGCGGCGGCGTGAAGGACGTGCGGCAGACGGTGGCCGATCTCACGAAGCTCGTGGCGCAATTGAGCGCGGTCACGGCCGAACAGTCGAAGCAGCTCACGCTCACGCAGCAGACCGTGCGCCGCACGCTGGCCAGCGTGGATTCCACCAAGGTCGATTCGACGGTGAAGAATCTGCAGGCCACGTCGGCGCAGCTCGAGCAGCTCACGCGTGACTTCAAGCAGACGAACGTGCAGGTGCAAGGCGTGCTCGACAAAGTGAGCAACGGCAACGGCACCGCCGGCAAACTGCTGAACGATCCGGCGGTATACGCGCGCCTGGATACGCTGCTGCTGCGGGTGGATTCGCTGGTGATGGATTTGAAGAAGAATCCGAAGAAGTACATCAATCTTAGGATCTTTTAA
- a CDS encoding ABC transporter permease, which produces MLSMDVVVRLAERRTGGILRALGKRGYFARDIVRGVRDPGTWVPETIRQMRTMGVESVLLTIIVAAFLGGVTAFQTRFQLFPGVQLSVVGLITRQSIVLELGPLLTALVLTGRVGARMTAEIGTMRVTEQIDALETLSFDPVAYLALPRFLAGIVMLPALVILANTTAIVSAWAILITATDVRTDDFLAGLRLAFTPFQVVYSLIKAFLFGAAISFVCSYEGYVTEAGAEGVGRSTALAVVIASVCILVLDALVAAVLAPFIQA; this is translated from the coding sequence ATGCTGAGCATGGACGTGGTGGTCCGGCTGGCCGAACGGCGCACCGGGGGCATTCTGCGCGCGCTCGGCAAGCGTGGCTACTTCGCCCGGGACATCGTACGTGGAGTGCGCGACCCGGGAACGTGGGTCCCTGAAACGATCCGACAGATGCGCACGATGGGCGTCGAGTCGGTTCTGCTCACGATCATCGTCGCCGCCTTTCTGGGCGGCGTGACAGCCTTCCAGACGCGCTTCCAGCTGTTCCCGGGCGTGCAGCTCTCCGTGGTCGGTCTGATTACGCGACAGAGTATCGTGCTCGAACTGGGCCCGCTGCTGACCGCGCTGGTGCTGACCGGTCGGGTGGGTGCGCGAATGACGGCAGAAATCGGCACCATGCGCGTGACCGAGCAGATCGATGCGCTCGAAACGCTGTCGTTCGACCCGGTGGCATATCTCGCGCTGCCCCGCTTTCTGGCCGGTATTGTGATGCTGCCCGCGCTGGTCATTTTGGCCAACACGACCGCCATTGTCAGCGCGTGGGCCATTCTGATCACGGCCACCGACGTGCGGACCGACGATTTCCTGGCGGGACTTCGCTTGGCGTTCACACCGTTTCAGGTGGTGTACTCGCTCATCAAAGCGTTCCTGTTCGGTGCGGCCATCTCCTTCGTCTGCTCGTACGAGGGCTACGTGACCGAAGCGGGCGCCGAGGGCGTGGGTCGATCCACCGCCCTCGCCGTCGTCATTGCGTCGGTGTGCATTCTGGTGCTCGATGCCCTCGTGGCTGCCGTCCTCGCTCCATTCATTCAGGCCTGA
- a CDS encoding LptF/LptG family permease → MSRRFITPLDRYVAAEFTRIFTVTTLGFPVLVFVIDLVDNLRKYTERKLALKAVALSYVYWIPDTLFMVLPAAVLFATVFSIGTFTRYSEITAAKASGISFYRFIAPILFMAMIAMGIDVVFAEIAPPANAQRLKLLAGKGQDRDNNRYNFAFASETGRVYRIYTLDVKQRFVENMEIEERGSVKRPGLLVAAKNATWYDNRGWVLKSGIVHVVPNDSTDRAVAFDSLVDRHFTERPQDLQATERQPSEMNFADLSRFISALERSGADVNLLRVERMLKLAIPVTCLIIALFGAPLATSSQRGGAAYGIAVSLATTILFLVLIQLTKAIGGKGLMPPDLAAWVPNVACGLFALVLLYRVRT, encoded by the coding sequence GTGAGCCGTCGCTTCATTACGCCGCTCGATCGGTACGTGGCGGCCGAATTCACCCGCATTTTCACGGTCACCACGCTGGGCTTCCCGGTACTGGTGTTCGTGATCGATCTGGTGGACAACCTGCGCAAGTACACGGAGCGGAAGCTGGCGCTCAAAGCGGTGGCCCTGAGCTACGTGTACTGGATTCCGGACACGCTGTTCATGGTGCTACCGGCCGCCGTGCTGTTCGCCACCGTGTTTTCCATTGGTACCTTCACGCGCTATTCCGAGATTACCGCCGCGAAAGCCTCCGGGATCAGCTTCTACCGGTTCATCGCGCCGATCCTGTTCATGGCGATGATCGCCATGGGCATCGACGTGGTGTTCGCGGAGATCGCGCCACCAGCCAATGCCCAGCGTCTCAAGTTGCTGGCCGGCAAGGGCCAGGACCGCGACAACAACCGCTACAACTTCGCCTTTGCCAGTGAAACAGGCCGGGTCTACCGCATCTACACGCTCGACGTGAAGCAGCGCTTCGTGGAGAACATGGAGATCGAGGAGCGCGGGTCAGTGAAGCGACCTGGGCTGCTGGTGGCGGCCAAGAACGCCACGTGGTACGACAATCGCGGTTGGGTACTCAAGTCGGGGATCGTGCACGTTGTCCCCAACGACTCCACGGACCGCGCCGTGGCGTTCGACTCCCTCGTCGATCGGCACTTCACGGAAAGGCCACAGGATCTGCAGGCCACCGAGCGGCAACCGAGCGAGATGAATTTTGCCGACCTTTCTCGGTTCATCTCCGCGCTGGAACGCTCGGGAGCCGACGTGAACCTGCTGCGCGTGGAACGGATGCTGAAGTTGGCGATTCCGGTGACCTGTCTCATCATTGCACTATTCGGCGCACCGCTGGCGACCAGTTCGCAGCGCGGTGGAGCCGCCTACGGGATCGCGGTCAGTCTGGCCACGACCATTCTCTTTCTCGTGCTCATTCAGTTGACCAAGGCGATCGGTGGTAAGGGGCTCATGCCCCCCGACCTGGCGGCATGGGTCCCCAACGTGGCGTGCGGGCTGTTCGCGCTCGTGCTGCTCTATCGGGTGCGCACCTGA
- a CDS encoding LptF/LptG family permease — MKLVTRYVVREHVGPLLFALSALTSLLMLQYVARQLANLAGKGLPWSAIGKFFVLSLPFTIAMTMPMAVLVATLFTFGRMAAEHEITAFKASGVRVRTLMLPVLTCAFLLSIAMVAFNDQVLPRANHELRILQNDIAKTKPTLALRDQAMNAITDQFFIRIARSDANTNKMYDVVIYDLTKGPERKTIYADSGVFSLTANGQDLLLQLFDGYTQEFVRGDPKRLQRSFFVDQTVKVRGITRGFESTSKDDFRSDREMTVCEMHRRYAADALEFRRVRQEYIMYASRLVAPGTKTLKAPRDRPAEEGLSRFYCVTLPSLFLPKKAKAQAPVVSTTPPAPVVTPQGAPVIAQPGDTLTKDTLGVPVPTPPPAVTLSAPIPPAVDTMTVYRGAMNAADAQLVASREGLDSLTVEIHKKFALSFACLVFVLFGPPIALRFPRGGVGVTIGVSIGVFGLYYVCLMGGEALADKGLVPPSIAMWIANAIFTVTGVVLLWRVESTTDTSRGGGIRDWWADRGARRALAAQMKREQAAKTVGKGPAAAVGA, encoded by the coding sequence GTGAAGCTTGTTACCCGCTATGTCGTGCGCGAGCACGTCGGACCTCTCCTGTTTGCGCTGTCTGCGCTGACGTCGCTGCTCATGCTGCAGTACGTCGCGCGCCAGCTTGCGAACCTCGCCGGCAAGGGACTTCCCTGGTCGGCCATCGGTAAATTCTTCGTCCTGTCGCTGCCATTCACCATCGCGATGACGATGCCGATGGCTGTGCTGGTGGCGACCTTGTTCACCTTCGGCCGTATGGCCGCCGAACACGAGATCACGGCCTTCAAGGCGAGTGGTGTGCGTGTCCGCACGTTGATGCTCCCGGTGTTGACGTGCGCCTTCCTGTTGTCGATCGCGATGGTCGCGTTCAACGATCAGGTGCTGCCACGCGCCAACCACGAGCTGCGCATTCTGCAGAACGATATCGCGAAGACGAAGCCGACGCTCGCCTTGAGGGACCAGGCGATGAATGCGATTACGGACCAGTTCTTCATTCGGATTGCCCGCAGCGATGCGAACACCAACAAGATGTACGACGTCGTGATCTACGATCTCACCAAGGGACCGGAGCGCAAGACGATCTACGCCGACAGCGGCGTGTTCTCGCTGACGGCGAATGGGCAGGATCTGTTGCTGCAGCTGTTCGATGGATATACGCAGGAGTTTGTCCGGGGTGATCCGAAGCGGCTGCAGCGCAGCTTCTTCGTGGATCAGACGGTGAAGGTGCGCGGCATTACTCGCGGCTTCGAGAGCACCAGCAAGGACGACTTCCGCAGCGACCGCGAGATGACCGTGTGCGAGATGCACCGGCGGTACGCGGCCGATGCGCTGGAGTTCCGGCGGGTACGTCAGGAGTACATCATGTACGCCAGCCGCCTGGTGGCCCCGGGCACGAAGACGCTCAAGGCCCCGCGCGACCGACCCGCCGAGGAAGGACTTTCGCGGTTCTACTGTGTGACGTTGCCGTCGCTGTTCCTCCCCAAGAAGGCCAAGGCGCAAGCGCCGGTAGTGTCAACCACGCCACCGGCCCCCGTGGTCACACCACAGGGCGCCCCCGTCATCGCGCAGCCCGGCGACACGCTGACGAAGGACACCCTCGGCGTACCCGTCCCTACGCCGCCGCCGGCCGTGACGCTGTCGGCGCCGATTCCGCCGGCGGTCGATACCATGACCGTGTATCGCGGCGCGATGAACGCGGCCGATGCCCAGCTGGTGGCGTCGCGCGAAGGACTCGACAGCCTCACGGTGGAGATTCACAAGAAGTTCGCGCTCTCGTTTGCGTGCCTCGTGTTCGTCCTGTTCGGCCCACCGATCGCGCTGCGTTTCCCGCGCGGTGGCGTCGGGGTGACGATCGGCGTCAGCATTGGCGTGTTCGGGTTGTACTACGTGTGTCTGATGGGTGGTGAGGCACTGGCCGACAAGGGTCTGGTGCCACCGTCGATCGCGATGTGGATCGCAAATGCCATTTTCACGGTGACCGGTGTGGTGCTGTTGTGGCGGGTGGAATCAACGACCGACACGTCGCGCGGCGGCGGGATTCGCGACTGGTGGGCGGATCGCGGCGCGCGGCGGGCGCTGGCGGCGCAGATGAAGCGGGAGCAGGCCGCGAAGACGGTAGGTAAGGGACCGGCCGCGGCGGTGGGCGCGTGA